The following proteins come from a genomic window of Panicum hallii strain FIL2 chromosome 8, PHallii_v3.1, whole genome shotgun sequence:
- the LOC112903735 gene encoding putative nuclease HARBI1, with the protein MWRQRLKRVKSMRDHRYAEDELIAMTVTTYLVEEEKEPHCGSVFGRRVIPRDRHSADLRLMNDYFVDNPVYPEFRMGRDMFTDNCRDVEAANEYFKLGYDATKQPGFHPIQKVTAAVRVLAYGGAADSLDEYIRMGESTVIETVNHFTRTIVSLYADEYLREPIANDISRLLSIAEERGFPGMLGSIDCMHWEWEKCPTAWHGQYRGHFKNPTIILEAVASYDPWIWHAFFGMPGSCNDINVLNRSYVFDSISSGYGPEVDFKVNGKDYHMGYYLADGIYPPWATLISGVPSPVNMQQQHFTLAQAAYRKDVEMMFGKLQGKYHIVKGPARVWCPEDMRYIMLCVVILHNMGIKYERGPGLAIQEYEDSTEPRLSNTQNVPEISALIENHRRIRSRAADAQLKEDLIEHLWIHDGHRRV; encoded by the exons ATGTGGCGCCAACGATTGAAGCGTGTCAAGAGTATGCGTGACCACCGATATGCTGAAGATGAGTTGATTGCTATGACAGTCACGACGTACCTGGTTGAGGAGGAAAAAGAGCCGCACTGTGGTTCGGTGTTTGGTCGTAGGGTCATACCAAGAGATCGTCACAGTGCGGATCTACGATTGATGAATGATTACTTCGTCGACAACCCCGTGTATCCAGA GTTTAGAATGGGTAGAGACATGTTTACAGACAATTGTCGCGATGTAGAGGCAGCAAATGAATACTTCAAGCTTGGCTATGATGCCACGAAACAGCCAGGGTTCCATCCAATACAGAAAGTGACGGCTGCGGTGAGGGTGCTAGCGTATGGTGGTGCGGCTGATTCACTTGACGAGTACATTCGTATGGGTGAGAGCACGGTCATTGAAACTGTCAATCACTTCACGCGCACTATTGTTTCACTTTATGCAGATGAGTACCTTAGGGAACCCATAGCCAATGATATTTCTCGGTTACTTAGTATTGCTGAAGAAAGGGGGTTCCCGGGAATGCTAGGGAGCATCGATTGCATGCACTGGGAATGGGAAAAATGCCCCACAGCATGGCATGGTCAGTACAGGGGCCACTTCAAAAACCCTACCATTATCTTGGAGGCAGTGGCAAGTTATGATCCTTGGATTTGGCACGCCTTTTTTGGGATGCCCGGATCTTGCAATGATATAAATGTGCTTAATCGATCTTATGTGTTTGACTCCATTTCTAGTGGTTACGGTCCTGAAGTTGATTTCAAGGTGAATGGCAAAGATTATCATATGGGATACTACCTCGCTGATGGAATTTATCCTCCTTGGGCCACCCTTATAAGTGGTGTTCCTTCTCCAGTCAACATGCAGCAACAGCATTTCACACTAGCCCAAGCAGCTTATAGGAAAGATGTTGAAATGATGTTTGGAAAACTACAAGGAAAGTACCATATAGTCAAAGGGCCTGCTAGGGTATGGTGTCCGGAGGACATGAGATATATTATGTTGTGTGTTGTAATCTTGCATAATATGGGCATCAAGTATGAGCGTGGACCAGGGTTGGCTATACAAGAGTATGAAGATTCTACCGAACCTAGGCTCTCAAACACCCAAAATGTTCCTGAGATATCTGCTTTGATTGAGAACCACAGACGCATCAGGTCTCGGGCTGCCGATGCACAGTTGAAGGAAGACTTGATCGAGCACCTATGGATTCATGACGGCCATCGAAGAGTCTAG